In a single window of the Thunnus maccoyii chromosome 7, fThuMac1.1, whole genome shotgun sequence genome:
- the LOC121901076 gene encoding mitofusin-1-like has protein sequence MAAAPPLTRSDSARGDFSPLKHFVVAKKKISDVFEQLLNYVKETSEFVEETCENKALEKIASQDQKLEIQSYADKLAVIKEVLARRHMKVAFFGRTSNGKSTVVNAMLRDRVLPSGIGHTTNCFLSVEGTDEDKAYLKTEGSEEEKSIKTVNQLAHALHMDESLDAGCLVRVFWPKTKCALLRDDLVLVDSPGTDVTSQLDSWIDKFCLDADVFVLVANSESTLMNTEKHFFHKVNERLSKPNIFILNNRWDASANEPEYMEDVRKQHTDRCVNFLVDELKVVDRDQAPNRIFFVSAKEVLNSRMQRAQGMPETGGALAEGFQERLKEFQSFERRFEECISQSAVKTKFEQHTIRAKQITEKVKSIMDAINIEAAEKRVAALEDREYQMDRLEFVKNQLNLLIDDIKKKIKAISENVESKVSNAMGEEIGRLHVIVDEFHADFHPSPHVLKIYKSELLSHVEEGMGKNLAFRCSDAVNVSVQSSQKYMMESMLPLLPAGVQGQMHMLVPSRKFDLSYDLNCATLCSDFQENIEFQFSLGWTSLVHRFLGSVNAERALKLVDQNFQASRPALPLAVTPSSGPPSTVAPPNHETALMTQEDLMVAMANNVASLTSRTSMSAIIVGGVVWRAVGWRLIALSTSLYGLLYLYERLTWTTKAKERTLKRQFVDYATEKLQLIISFTSANCSHQVQQEMAATFARLCQQVDQTQKELEAEIRQLTAKIDQLETVQSRSKSLRHKATELERQLEVFTNQYLQPQQ, from the exons ATGGCTGCAGCCCCTCCACTCACACGGTCAGATTCAGCTCGGGGAGACTTTTCCCCTCTGAAGCACTTTGTTGTGGCTAAGAAGAAGATAAGTGATGTGTTTGAGCAACTACTGAATTATGTGAAAGAGACTTCTGAGTTTGTAGAAG AAACCTGTGAGAATAAAGCTTTGGAGAAAATTGCAAGTCAGGATCAAAAGTTGGAGATTCAGTCGTATGCTGACAAGCTGGCTGTCATTAAGGAGGTGCTGGCACGCAGACACATGAAAGTCGCCTTCTTTGGCAG gaCCAGTAATGGTAAAAGCACAGTGGTCAACGCCATGCTGAGGGACCGTGTGCTGCCCAGCGGTATCGGCCACACCACCAACTGCTTCCTGAGTGTCGAGGGCACCGATGAAGACAAGGCCTACCTCAAGACTGAGGGCTctgaggaggagaagagcaTCAAG ACTGTAAACCAGCTGGCTCATGCACTCCACATGGATGAGAGTCTCGATGCCGGCTGTCTCGTCCGTGTGTTTTGGCCAAAGACCAAGTGTGCTCTGCTCCGAGATGACCTGGTGCTTGTAGACAG CCCGGGGACAGATGTCACATCACAGCTGGACAGCTGGATTGACAAGTTTTGCCTGGATGCTGATGTCTTTGTGCTGGTGGCCAACTCTGAATCCACACTCATGAACACG GAAAAGCACTTTTTTCACAAAGTGAACGAACGTTTGTCAAAGCCCAACATTTTCATCTTAAACAACCGCTGGGACGCCTCAGCGAACGAACCAGAATACATGGAGGAT GTGAGGAAGCAGCACACAGACCGTTGTGTGAACTTCCTGGTTGATGAGCTGAAGGTTGTGGACCGTGACCAGGCACCCAATCGCATCTTCTTCGTGTCCGCCAAAGAGGTGCTCAATTCCCGCATGCAGCGCGCGCAGGGCATGCCCGAAACAG GTGGAGCCCTGGCTGAGggcttccaggagagactgaaGGAGTTTCAGAGCTTTGAGAGGAGGTTTGAG GAGTGTATCTCGCAGTCAGCAGTGAAAACAAAGTTTGAGCAGCACACTATCAGGGCCAAGCAGATCACAGAAAAAGTCAAGAGCATCATGGACGCCATCAACATCGAGGCGGCAGAGAAGAG AGTGGCTGCACTGGAGGACAGAGAGTATCAGATGGACCGGCTGGAGTTTGTCAAGAATCAGCTCAACTTGCTGATTGAtgacatcaagaagaagatcaaGGCCATCAGTGAGAATGTGGAGTCTAAG GTGTCCAACGCCATGGGAGAGGAGATCGGCCGTCTCCATGTGATTGTCGATGAGTTCCACGCAGACTTCCATCCTTCACCTCATGTTCTCAAAATCTACAAGTCT gAGCTGCTGTCTCATGTGGAGGAAGGGATGGGCAAGAATCTGGCCTTCCGCTGCTCTGACGCCGTCAACGTCTCTGTCCAGTCCTCTCAGAAATACATGATGG aGAGCATGCTCCCTCTACTTCCCGCCGGGGTCCAGGGCCAAATGCACATGCTGGTGCCCAGCAGGAAGTTCGACCTGAGTTACGACCTGAACTGTGCCACACTTTGCAGTGACTTTCAGGAGAACATTGAGTTTCAATTTTCATTGGGCTGGACATCGTTAGTCCACCGCTTCCTGGGATCTGTCAACGCAGAGAGAGCACTCAAACTGGTGGACCAGAACTTCCAG GCCTCTCGACCAGCGTTGCCCCTGGCCGTCACGCCCTCCTCAGGGCCCCCCTCAACTGTAGCCCCACCCAACCATGAGACAGCCCTCATGACCCAGGAAGACCTGATGGTAGCCATGGCAAACAACGTTGCATCCCTCACCTCCCGCACATCAATGAGTGCTATTATTGTTGGAGGAGTG gTGTGGAGAGCCGTTGGCTGGAGACTAATCGCCCTGTCTACCTCACTCTATGGCTTACTGTACTTGTATGAGAGACTCACTTGGACCACAAAGGCAAAGGAGCGCACTCTGAAGCGCCAGTTTGTGGACTACGCAACCGAGAAGCTGCAGCTCATCATCAGCTTTACTAGCGCTAACTGTAGCCACCAGGTCCAACA GGAGATGGCGGCGACCTTTGCTCGGCTCTGTCAGCAGGTGGACCAGACGCAGAAAGAGCTGGAGGCAGAAATCCGCCAACTGACAGCCAAGATAGATCAGCTGGAGACCGTCCAGAGCCGCTCCAAGAGCCTGCG ACATAAAGCCACAGAGCTGGAGAGACAGCTGGAGGTATTCACAAACCAGTATCTGCAGCCTCAGCAGTGA
- the plaat1 gene encoding phospholipase A and acyltransferase 1 isoform X1, with protein MDKQERSSTMASNDPDLPEPCGDPQPGDLIEIFRPAYQHWALYLGDGYIINLTPVDESQAAAMSSVKSVFSRKAVVRMQLLKEVVGSDSYRVNNKYDHNHTPLPVCEIIQRAQVLIGQEVSYDLLGSNCEHFVTLLRYGEGVSEQPPLLLFVFTGYAGHWGHQFGDGSSQCLLCPRTDQHSI; from the exons ATGGATAAACAAGAACGAAGCTCTACT atggcCTCTAATGACCCTGACCTTCCTGAGCCCTGTGGTGACCCCCAGCCAGGTGACCTCATTGAGATCTTCAGACCAGCCTATCAGCACTGGGCTCTCTACCTGGGAGACGGTTACATCATCAACTTAACTCCTGTTG ATGAGAGCCAGGCAGCTGCCATGTCCAGTGTGAAGTCAGTCTTCAGTCGGAAGGCAGTGGTTCGCATGCAGCTGCTGAAAGAGGTGGTGGGAAGCGACTCGTACCGTGTCAACAACAAGTACGACCACAACCATACACCCCTGCCAGTGTGTGAAATCATCCAGCGAGCGCAAGTCCTAATTGGCCAGGAGGTGTCTTACGACCTGCTGGGGAGTAACTGCGAGCACTTTGTTACCCTTCTGCGCTACGGGGAGGGGGTGTCCGAGCAG cctcctctgctcctctttgtGTTCACAGGCTACGCGGGCCATTGGGGCCATCAGTTTGGTGACGGCAGCAGCCAGTGCCTTCTCTGTCCTCGGACTGATCAACACTCGATCTAG
- the plaat1 gene encoding phospholipase A and acyltransferase 1 isoform X2, with the protein MDKQERSSTMASNDPDLPEPCGDPQPGDLIEIFRPAYQHWALYLGDGYIINLTPVDESQAAAMSSVKSVFSRKAVVRMQLLKEVVGSDSYRVNNKYDHNHTPLPVCEIIQRAQVLIGQEVSYDLLGSNCEHFVTLLRYGEGVSEQATRAIGAISLVTAAASAFSVLGLINTRSRNRPF; encoded by the exons ATGGATAAACAAGAACGAAGCTCTACT atggcCTCTAATGACCCTGACCTTCCTGAGCCCTGTGGTGACCCCCAGCCAGGTGACCTCATTGAGATCTTCAGACCAGCCTATCAGCACTGGGCTCTCTACCTGGGAGACGGTTACATCATCAACTTAACTCCTGTTG ATGAGAGCCAGGCAGCTGCCATGTCCAGTGTGAAGTCAGTCTTCAGTCGGAAGGCAGTGGTTCGCATGCAGCTGCTGAAAGAGGTGGTGGGAAGCGACTCGTACCGTGTCAACAACAAGTACGACCACAACCATACACCCCTGCCAGTGTGTGAAATCATCCAGCGAGCGCAAGTCCTAATTGGCCAGGAGGTGTCTTACGACCTGCTGGGGAGTAACTGCGAGCACTTTGTTACCCTTCTGCGCTACGGGGAGGGGGTGTCCGAGCAG GCTACGCGGGCCATTGGGGCCATCAGTTTGGTGACGGCAGCAGCCAGTGCCTTCTCTGTCCTCGGACTGATCAACACTCGATCTAGAAACAGGCCTttttga
- the ftsj3 gene encoding pre-rRNA 2'-O-ribose RNA methyltransferase FTSJ3 gives MGKKLKVGKTRKDKFYHLAKETGYRSRSSFKLIQLNRKFQFLQKARALVDLCAAPGGWLQVASKFMPVSSLIIGVDLVPIKPIPNVVALQEDITSEKCRQALRKELQTWKVDVVLNDGAPNVGANWQHDAFSQAHLTLMALKLACEFLTKGGTFVTKVFRSKDYQPLLWIFQQFFKKVQATKPQASRNESAEIFVVCQGFVAPDKIDGKFFDPKHAFKEVEVQAKTVKELIPDKKPKAEGYTDGDLTLYHSFTVTSFLKAENPIDFLGKASEITFDNPILESHGATSGEIKECCRDIKVLGRKELRLLLNWRSKLRRYLAKKLKEAKQPDGEINLSSDEEESNSEGETDKKKEGEDDDDDEEEEMEMKLAELKAEEVAELKRKKRKLLKERRKQRERVELKMDLPGVSIADANDSSLFSLTNIKKKKVLADISKGDMQAADALVGEDDDLHLSDDEDDEADKMSLASDLDEDDLEEVEQKEKELEKKVPKKKVTFTEEEDDEGEENGLLVELEGKDEKKERETDLWFSKGIFSEIDLEGDAESELRQTQWLQNKKSSKKRKAEEEEEDAAQPAEEEAGPSHKAEEESDSDSDDSSDDEKEITRMKQGRGAGGMSGEADDDDFQVVPVESISKKARILDAEGLALGCQIATSKKTARDLVDSSFHRFASSEEAWDVPEWFLDDERKHRKKPVPVTKEMVEEYKQKWKEIDARPIKRVAEAKARKKRRMLKKMEQAKKKAEAVVNTVDISEREKMAQLKSIYKKAGVGKEKREVTYVVAKKGAGKKVRRPPGIKGVFKVVDSRMKKDMRGMQRKEQHAKGHKGKGGKGRQSKGGKGGMKSGKGRKGK, from the exons ATGGGGAAGAAACTCAAAGTTGGAAAGACCAGAAAAGACAAATTCTACCATTTAGCCAAAGAAACAG GTTATCGGTCTCGTTCCTCCTTCAAACTCATCCAGCTCAACCGTAAATTTCAGTTTCTGCAGAAAGCCAGGGCTCTGGTGGACCTGTGTGCAGCTCCTGGAGGATG GTTGCAGGTGGCGTCCAAGTTCATGCCTGTTTCAAGTCTAATTATTG GTGTCGACCTGGTGCCCATCAAGCCCATCCCCAATGTGGTGGCGCTGCAAGAAGACATCACCAGTGAGAAATGCAGACAG GCTCTTCGAAAGGAGCTGCAGACATGGAAGGTCGATGTGGTGCTGAATGATGGAGCCCCGAACGTGGGAGCCAACTGGCAGCATGATGCCTTCTCACAAG CTCATCTCACCCTCATGGCACTGAAGTTGGCCTGTGAGTTTCTGACCAAAGGTGGCACTTTCGTCACCAAGGTCTTCCGTTCCAAAGACTACCAGCCGCTGCTCTGGATCTTCCAACAGTTCTTCAAGAAGGTGCAGGCGACCAAGCCACAGGCGTCTAGGAACGAGTCCGCCGAGATCTTTGTTGTCTGTCAGG GTTTTGTTGCCCCGGACAAAATTGATGGAAAGTTCTTTGACCCCAAACATGCGTTCAAAGAGGTGGAGGTGCAGGCCAAAACTGTGAAGGAGCTGATTCCTGACAAGAAGCCAAAG GCGGAGGGATACACAGACGGTGATCTGACACTCTACCACAGTTTCACAGTGACGTCCTTTCTCAAAGCTGAAAACCCTATCGACTTTCTGGGCAAAGCCAGTGAG ATTACCTTTGACAATCCCATCCTGGAGTCTCATGGCGCCACCAGCGGTGAAATAAAGGAGTGTTGTCGTGACATCAAAGTCTTGGGCCGCAAAGAACTTCG CCTGCTGCTGAACTGGAGGTCCAAGCTGAGGAGGTACCTGGCCAAGAAACTGAAGGAGGCCAAACAGCCTGATGGAGAGatcaa CTTAAGCTCTGATGAAGAAGAGAGTAACTCGGAgggagaaacagacaaaaagaaagagggggaggatgatgatgatgatgaagaggaagaaatggAGATGAAGCTGGCTGAGCTGAAAGCTGAGGAGGTGGCTGAGCTCAAACG gaagaagaggaagctgtTGAAGGAGCGGAGGAAGCAGAGGGAGAGGGTGGAGCTTAAGATGGATCTGCCAGGCGTCTCCATCGCTGACGCCAACGACTCATCGCTGTTCTCCCTCACCAACATCAAGAAGAAAAAG GTGCTGGCCGATATATCTAAAGGGGACATGCAGGCAGCAGACGCCCTGGTGGGAGAAGATGATGACCTCCACCTGTCAGACGACGAGGATGACGAGGCAGATAAAATGTCCCTGGCTTCTGATTTAGATGAAGATGACTTGGAAGAGGTggagcagaaagagaaagagctgGAGAAGAAAGTTCCAAAGAAAAA AGTAACATtcactgaggaggaggatgacgaAGGAGAGGAGAATGGCTTGCTGGTGGAACTAGAAGGAAAGGATGAGAAGAAAGAGCGAGAGACAGACCTGTGGTTCAGCAAG GGCATCTTCTCTGAGATCGACCTGGAAGGAGACGCAGAGAGTGAGCTCAGACAGACCCAGTGGCTCCAGAACAAAAAATCCA GCAAAAAGAGGAAagctgaggaagaagaggaggacgcTGCTCAGCCAGCAGAGGAAGAGGCGGGACCTTCACATAAAGCTGAAGAAGAGAGTGACAGCGACTCAGATGACAGCAGCGATGATGAAAA GGAGATTACCAGGATGAAGCAGGGCAGAGGTGCTGGTGGGATGTCGGGAGAGGCCGATGACGACGACTTCCAGGTTGTTCCTGTAGAAAGCATCA GTAAGAAAGCCAGAATCCTGGATGCAGAAGGTCTGGCCCTGGGCTGTCAGATCGCTACATCCAAGAAGACAGCCAGAGACCTGGTGGACAGCTCCTtccacag GTTTGCTTCATCTGAGGAGGCGTGGGATGTACCAGAGTGGTTTCTGGACGACGAACGCAAACACCGGAAGAAGCCGGTGCCAGTTACCAAGGAGATGGTGGAGGAGTACAAACAAAAGTGGAAGGAGATTGATGCCCGACCCATTAAAAGAGTTGCTGAGGCCAAAGccaggaagaagaggagg ATGCTGAAGAAGATGGAGCAGGCTAAGAAGAAAGCAGAGGCAGTTGTCAACACAGTGGACATCTCCGAGAGGGAGAAGATGGCTCAGCTGAAGAG TATCTACAAGAAAGCCGGCGTtgggaaggagaagagagaagtaACATATGTCGTGGCCAAAAAAGGAGCCGGCAAGAAGGTGAGACGACCCCCCGGCATCAAGGGAGTCTTCAAAGTGGTGGACAGTCGCATGAAGAAAGACATGCGGGGGATGCAAAGGAAAGAACAACACGCTAAAGGGCACAAAGGAAAAGGTGGCAAAGGAAGACAGTCAAAGGgtggaaaaggaggaatgaaGAGTGGTAAAGGGcgaaaaggaaaataa